One genomic segment of Suttonella sp. R2A3 includes these proteins:
- the ggt gene encoding gamma-glutamyltransferase yields the protein MNLPLKKSLSVISVSIMLSVSTQSLALQQTAIYSSVDRHHPVWAANGMVATQEAYATEVGVQILEKGGNAVDAAVAVGFTLAVTLPRAGNLGGGGFMLYFDNDDDKGVAIDYREKAPANATRDQFLDANGDADSNLSQFHGLSVGVPGTVAGLLKAHEEHGSLPLEDLITPAIELAENGIVVSPDLADSLADLKERIGKWPSSEKIFYKADGSNYEPGDILVQKDLANTLRLILEKGAAGFYEGPVAKSIVKAVKEADGNMEMSDFANYQAVNRQPVAGDYRGYKVISMPPPSSGGIHIIQILNMLEHYPIAEMGVNNADTMHVMAEAMKLAYADRSEYLGDADFVDVPVEGLTSKEYAKSLVEGIDLDHARPASEIKPNNPIPYESNQTTHYSIVDKEGNAVANTYTLNFSYGTGLVAEGTGVLLNNEMDDFSAKPGVPNGYGLIGGDANAVEANKRPLSSMSPTIVLKDNDPYLVTGSPGGSRIITTTLQMILNVVDHDMNVAQATHAPRMHHQWLPDEIRIEEGFSKDTIGLLEAKGHTVIEKDAMGSTQSIMIEEGGLYGSSDPRQQNALTKGY from the coding sequence ATGAATCTACCACTAAAAAAATCACTCTCTGTAATTAGCGTCAGCATTATGCTGAGCGTAAGCACCCAGTCGCTAGCGCTACAGCAAACCGCTATTTATTCATCCGTTGATCGCCACCACCCTGTTTGGGCAGCTAATGGTATGGTCGCCACTCAAGAAGCATACGCCACCGAAGTTGGCGTGCAAATTCTCGAGAAAGGCGGCAACGCAGTTGATGCAGCGGTTGCTGTCGGCTTCACTCTGGCAGTTACCCTACCGCGCGCTGGTAACCTTGGTGGCGGTGGCTTTATGCTCTATTTCGATAACGACGACGATAAAGGCGTGGCTATCGATTATCGGGAAAAAGCCCCGGCGAATGCAACGCGTGATCAATTCTTAGATGCCAATGGCGATGCGGATAGTAATTTATCGCAATTTCATGGCCTATCTGTTGGTGTACCAGGCACAGTTGCAGGCCTGTTAAAAGCACACGAAGAACACGGCAGCTTACCGTTAGAAGACTTAATCACCCCAGCCATTGAGTTGGCAGAAAATGGCATTGTTGTCAGCCCTGATTTAGCGGATTCACTTGCTGATCTAAAAGAGCGGATTGGCAAATGGCCAAGCAGTGAAAAAATCTTCTACAAAGCTGATGGCTCAAACTATGAACCCGGCGATATTTTGGTGCAAAAAGATTTAGCCAACACCCTGCGTTTAATCCTTGAAAAAGGTGCGGCTGGATTCTATGAAGGGCCAGTTGCTAAAAGCATTGTCAAAGCGGTTAAAGAAGCTGATGGCAATATGGAAATGAGCGACTTTGCGAACTACCAAGCGGTCAATCGTCAGCCAGTCGCTGGGGATTATCGTGGCTATAAAGTGATCTCCATGCCGCCACCATCTTCCGGTGGAATCCACATTATTCAAATTTTAAACATGTTAGAGCATTATCCGATTGCTGAAATGGGCGTGAATAATGCCGATACGATGCATGTGATGGCTGAGGCGATGAAATTAGCCTACGCTGATCGTTCAGAATATTTAGGCGATGCGGATTTTGTGGATGTACCTGTTGAAGGCTTGACCAGTAAAGAATACGCGAAGAGTCTGGTTGAAGGCATCGATTTAGATCATGCTCGCCCTGCCAGCGAAATCAAACCAAACAACCCGATTCCTTATGAAAGCAATCAAACCACGCATTATTCGATTGTCGATAAAGAAGGCAATGCGGTCGCCAACACCTATACTCTGAACTTTTCTTACGGCACAGGCTTAGTTGCTGAAGGAACAGGCGTGTTGCTCAATAATGAAATGGATGATTTCTCAGCAAAACCGGGGGTACCTAACGGCTATGGCTTGATTGGTGGCGATGCGAATGCGGTTGAAGCCAATAAACGACCGCTGAGTTCAATGAGCCCAACAATTGTCTTAAAAGACAACGATCCATATTTGGTTACCGGTAGCCCAGGTGGTAGCCGAATCATCACCACTACCTTGCAGATGATTCTCAACGTGGTTGATCATGACATGAACGTGGCCCAAGCCACCCACGCACCGCGCATGCATCACCAATGGTTACCGGATGAAATCCGTATCGAAGAAGGCTTCAGTAAAGACACCATTGGCCTACTCGAAGCCAAGGGCCATACCGTGATTGAAAAAGACGCCATGGGCAGCACCCAATCGATTATGATTGAAGAAGGCGGCCTCTACGGCTCTTCAGACCCACGTCAACAAAATGCCTTAACCAAGGGGTATTGA
- a CDS encoding cytochrome c, whose product MKLSLAMSCLGMSVFSLNALALEGNAEEGHKSAIVCSACHHEDGSGQNIPGGESWPKLAGMNAEYLYKQLQDFKEGARENPTMAAIVLPLSDEQMKNLAVYYSELPKLPGQGGEEASEEQLALGQKLAERGNWDKYIVSCQSCHGPDNQGAGTHFPAIAGQHAGYIEQELKAFQEGVRYNDPQNLMSTIAKRMNDEEIHAVALWLSTQNSH is encoded by the coding sequence ATGAAGCTTTCGCTTGCGATGAGCTGCCTCGGTATGAGCGTATTCTCATTAAACGCTTTAGCCTTAGAAGGCAATGCTGAAGAAGGACATAAATCGGCCATTGTCTGCTCGGCTTGTCACCACGAAGATGGTAGTGGGCAAAATATACCTGGCGGTGAGTCATGGCCAAAATTGGCTGGGATGAACGCTGAATATCTCTATAAACAGTTGCAGGATTTTAAAGAGGGTGCGCGCGAAAACCCCACTATGGCAGCGATTGTGCTGCCATTAAGCGATGAGCAAATGAAAAACCTCGCTGTTTATTATAGTGAATTACCAAAACTGCCGGGACAAGGTGGTGAAGAGGCGAGCGAAGAGCAGTTGGCGTTAGGTCAAAAATTGGCTGAGCGAGGCAACTGGGATAAATATATTGTTTCTTGTCAGAGCTGCCATGGGCCGGATAATCAAGGTGCTGGCACACATTTCCCTGCGATTGCTGGACAACATGCGGGCTATATTGAGCAAGAGCTCAAAGCCTTCCAAGAGGGTGTTCGCTATAATGATCCGCAAAATCTCATGAGCACGATTGCAAAGCGCATGAATGATGAAGAA